In the Oscarella lobularis chromosome 9, ooOscLobu1.1, whole genome shotgun sequence genome, TTCCTCTAGGGCttccttgacgacgtcttccgtCAGAGACAAAGTGAAAAACACCTTCTCTCCAACCGGATAGCTATCTTCCCCGAGAACGCAACTAAGCACGAGCCACGATCCGCTCCCTCTAAGCAAGCCGACTAATTTCTTGACGGATAACTTGAACTGGGCGCGCGTACGGCAGGCGACTTCCAAGCAAAAAGACGaactgacgacgtcgaagcgtttATCATAGTCATCATTTCCCAATGGTTTATCATCGAGGATGTTACACGGTACGAGCGAAGAGAGTTTGACTTTGAGTTGACTCTCTCTTTGCTTTggcgcttcgtcgtcgtcgttcatctCGAGATTTTGGACGATGTAGCGAAAGTGGGACGTCCAATCACGAAGCTGCTCCGTTTTGGACGGGGCCTTTCTCCACTGGTCGATTACGTGCAAGCACGCGGGCGTATAATCAGCGAGAACAATGCTCGATGCATATGGGGTCGCACTAATGAGATGGGAGACTGTCGCACCTCCGCCGAACTCTAACACCGACGCTGAATCGGGTTGAAAATGGGCCGTTTTCGTGTAGAAGTTATGTTGTTTTGACATGACGAAAGGCTCTaggtcgctttcgtcgatcgctttGTTGAAATAGTAGTCTCTGAGGTAGATGTTGGGGTCGAAGTGACGGATgtagtcgtcgccgctgcaaAGCGTCGTTTTACCTTCCGAAGCCGTCATAAAAAAGTAGTGAAGGGCGTTCAAGGCACTATGGAGAACTACAGCTGACGCCGGAAGTACAGTCACGACGTGTGCGTGggctgacgtcatctaatGACAACGCGGACTTCTGATTGGGCCACACACAGATTATCTGTGGGTGGGTATTTATGTAAAATCTGCTGCCTTAGTTCCCGTATAAACACGCTCTTGAAGTCTTCGTTGTTTTTACTTTCCCTTGCGTTCTTTCCGCGCGGAgatctcgtcgaacgacgcagAACTTGGACTTTCTCAACGACTGGATTTGATGTGTAAAGTAAGCtcaaagcggcggcggaaccgATCGAACTCGCGGGCCTCGCGCCTTGTGACGAAAGGAAGCTTTGCCGAGCGCGTTCGAACTCGAAAAGCAGCATAGAACGGCAGAAAAAACGTCTCTTGTTCCTGCAGCGGTCCCGCGAAcaaagggggcccccaaaaGGTCAGTTGAAGAGCGCGTATTGCTTCTTCTCCCTCCCCCGTCGCCTCGCCATTTCTCATCGTTATCACCTCAGAGAATTCAAAGCGAGTCTCATCGATCGCGGGGACCCCCAAACTCGATCCGCACAGCGTTTCCTTAGCAACGTAATTGAGAAAAATACAAGTGCCACggagtgacgtcagatgACACGACCTCAGTAGGCGTTAGGTTGAGACAAATCCATGACTACGAGACTTCCCGTATGGAGTGGTCTCCATTGGAAACGAGACCTCTTCTAATGTGCACTCCACCACTTAGCCACTACTCTCAATTGAACGCTTCCTCACAGAACACATAAgacaaaaaaggcgaaatctctctctatctctaCCAAAGAACCTAGGCAGATATTTGAGTCATACTTAGTAGCACCTCTTCACTCACTAGTGACTCGATTCAGctgacgtcttcgtctcgtAGCCCGCCAAAGTCGGTGCCGTAAACGAGTAGGCGGGAACGCGTTTCGGACTCGTCTTCGTATGATGACGAACGTGATAGACGACCGCCTGTTCGTCGTTCACTTTGACGGTGTATTTCGTATCCGTTCCGTACATTCTATTCGGAGTCATACCGTCATTTCCGTCGTTTGAGGTCTCTTccgtgtcgtcgtcttcgtcgtcgtcgtcgagagggCGGCGCCAGTTTCGGAGACAGATGACTAGGATGATGGAAATGATTGCCATCAAAAGAACGCTTGTCACTGTGACCCCTGCGATGTAACCCGAGCATTTGTCTAGGATAATATTAAAGTAAGACGTTTGATTAGTGAGTACATCTCAAAGCCATGCTCTGGACCTGAATCCGTGATTTCGTTTGAAATCGTTGCCGTATTTGACGTCAGGGTCGTCGTAGCAggtggcgatgacgtcactggcGATTTAGTCGGcacgagcgacggcgcttCAAATACACccgatttttaattaattagtcaattaattaattctccTACCGCATACGGCTCCGGCTGATTCTCCTGTGGGACAACGGCTTTCGCGCCATCCGTCGAAAGCGCAGTCCTCTATGCGTTTCTCGTTTCCCGAACAGCGAACG is a window encoding:
- the LOC136190919 gene encoding indolethylamine N-methyltransferase-like encodes the protein MTSAHAHVVTVLPASAVVLHSALNALHYFFMTASEGKTTLCSGDDYIRHFDPNIYLRDYYFNKAIDESDLEPFVMSKQHNFYTKTAHFQPDSASVLEFGGGATVSHLISATPYASSIVLADYTPACLHVIDQWRKAPSKTEQLRDWTSHFRYIVQNLEMNDDDEAPKQRESQLKVKLSSLVPCNILDDKPLGNDDYDKRFDVVSSSFCLEVACRTRAQFKLSVKKLVGLLRGSGSWLVLSCVLGEDSYPVGEKVFFTLSLTEDVVKEALEEAGLRLVDFESIPLRLKEENMATAACHAVGQLK